DNA from Pelagibacterium nitratireducens:
GCACTACCGAGGATACGAAACGGCCCGGCCGACGTCAGCAGGACCCCGAGGGCACCCGGCGCAACATCATAGAGGTCGCCTCGAACGAATTTGCTCTCAATGGGTTGGCCGGGGCACGTATTGACGAGATTGCCGAAAAGACCCGCGCCAGCAAGCGCATGATCTATTATTATTTCGGCGACAAGGAGGGCCTTTACGTCAGCGCTCTCGAAAACGCCTATCGCGTGGTGCGCGAAGGGGAGGCCGAGCTTGATATCGAAAGCCTGCCGCCGCTCGAGGGATTGCGCCGTCTCGTGGGCTTTACATTCGATCATCATTCCGAGCATGAGGATTTCATCCGCATGGTGATGATCGAAAACATTCATTCGGGGCGTTATATGGAACGCTCACCGGCGCTGCGCGCCGTCAACGAGGCCGCTATCGCGCGGATCGGATCGATCTACACCAAGGGCGTCGCGGATGGCGTTTTCCGGGACGGGCTGGACCCTCTGGAAATCCACTGGCAGATCAGCGCGCTGTGCTTTTTCAACGTATCGAACCGGGCGACCTTTTCCCACCTGTTCGGCCGCGACATGGGTTCGGCGCAAAATCAGGCAACGCTGCGCCAGAACGCCATCGACATGGTTTTTCGGTATCTGGCCAAGCCCGAATATATCTAGGTATCGATCGGGCGGGAGCCCTCGGAACTCAGGCTCGCGCGCACCACATTGACCGGCAGGGCAAGCGGCCTGTAGAATGTACGAAACAGTTCGTATGTTGTGGAGCCATCATGAAGACCTCAATCGCGACGGTATCGATCAGCGGCGATCTGCGCGAAAAGCTTGCCGCGATTGCCGGGGCCGGGTTTGACGGGATCGAGATTTTCGAAAACGACTTTCTGGCGTTTGACGGTGGCCCGCGCGAAGTTGGGCGCATGGTGCGCGATCATGGGCTCGAAATATCGCTGTTCCAGCCATTCCGCGATTTCGAGGGCCTGCCCGAGCCCGAACGCAGCCGGGCGTTCGATCGGGCTGAACGCAAGTTCGATGTGATGGAAGAGCTGGGCACGGATCTGGTGCTGATCTGCTCGAACGTCTCGCCTGCCGCGCTGGGCGGCATCGATCGCGCCGCAGCCGACCTGCGCGAATTGGGCGAGCGTGCGAAAAGGCGCGGCTTGCGGATTGGCTATGAGGCGCTGGCCTGGGGGCGGCATGTCAACGACCACCGCGATGCATGGGAGATCGTACGGCGTGCCGATCACGCCAATGTCGGCCTGATTGTCGACAGCTTTCACACCATTGTGCGCAAGATCGACCCGCAAACCATACGCTCGATACCGGGCGACAAGATATTCTTCGTGCAACTGGCCGATGCGCCATTGATCGATATGGACCTGCTCTATTGGAGCCGGCATTTCCGCACCATGCCCGGACAGGGCGATCTCGATGTCACCGGCTTTGCCGCAGCCGTCGCGGCCAGCGGCTATGACGGGATGTGGTCGCTGGAGATTTTCAACGACCAGTTCCGTGGCGGCACGCCCGGCACCATCGCGGCTGACGGGCATCGCTCGCTGATCGCGCTGATGGATGCAGTGCGGCGCGCCGAGCCGGCCGTCAAGACCGATCTGGCACCCATGCCCGCACCGATTGCCGTCGAGGGGGTCGAATTCATCGAATTTGCCGCCAACGAGACCGAGGCGGAAGATCTGAAGACGATGCTGGCGTCGATGGGGTTTGCCCATGCGGGACGCCACATCGCCAAGCATGTCGATCTCTACCGCAATGGCGGGGTCAATATCGTCATCAACACCGAGCGCGAGGGCTTTGCCCATTCCGCCTATCTGATGCACGGTACCTGCGTGTGCGATATCGGGCTCAAGGTCGAGGATGCGCAGGCGACGGTGGCGCGCGCCAGAGCGCTTGGGGCCGAACCGTTCGAGCAGCCGGTTGGGCCGGGCGAGCTCAAGATTCCGGCCATTCGCGGTGTGGGCGGCGGGCTGATGCATTTCGTGGACGACAAGACCGAACTGGCCAAAGTCTGGGAGACAGAATTCACCCCGGTGACCGACCAGGGCACACCCGATATGGGCGTTACCCATGTCGACCATGTCGGCCAGACCATGAATTACGAGGAACTTCTGACCTGGCTGTTGTTCTACACGACCCTGTTTGACACGCGCAAAACCCCAATGCTCGACGTGGTCGATCCGGCGGGGCTGGTGCGGTCGCAGGTGATCGAGAACGAGAAAGGCACCATAAGGTTTACCCTGAACGGCGCCGATCAGCGCTCGACGCTGGCGGGACATTTCATTTCGGAAAGTTTCGGATCGTCGGTCCAGCACATCGCCTTTGCGTCGTCGGACATTTTCAGGACCGCCGAGGCGCTCAGGGCCACCGGGTTCAAGTTCCTTGGGATTTCTGCCAACTACTTTGCCGATCTGCAGGCCCGGTTCGGGCTGGCGGATGAATTCGTCGCTCGACTCAAGGCCGGCAACATCCTTTACGACCGCGACGGAGACGGGGAGTATTTCCAGCTCTACTCCTCGCTATACGGCGATGGGTTCTTCTTTGAAATCGTCGAGCGCCGCGGCGGATACAACGGCTATGGCGCGCCCAATGCCCAGTTCAGAATTGCCGCCCAGAAGCGGAGCCTGAGGGACAGAAAAATTCCCGCACGCTAGATCGGCCCGCCTCCCATCCATCGCAATAAACACTTTGTCTGCTCGGCCCTGGCAGCCGGAGAGGGCCTGTGTTCCTCGGCCCGAGCCAGGGACAACGCGCGCCAACGTCAATAAGGTAACTCACTTGTGTTATTGTTTTTCACGGCGCATACTCGTGGTCGAATTGGACGGAAAGATCCGATGCCAGGCGCCGCTGAACGGGCCATAGGAGTGTAATTTCAAAGGTAGGACAAACCCGATGACCAAGATCACACGACGCATGTTCATGGCGTCCTTGCCGGTGATGTATGCAGCCTCGCACATCCCCGCCTGGGCGGCTCCGCTCAGCGATCTCGACCTGATCGCCCAGCAAAAACTCGAGCCGGCCATCGTTACTCTCTATCGCCGTCTCGAGCGCCTGACTTCCACCGCCACAATCATGACCACAGGGGCGCACCCCGATGACGAACCGTCGGCGATGCTGGCGGCGTTGCGCCATGTCTATGGCATCCATCCGGTAGTCTATGCCATCACGCGCGGCGAAGGCGGTCAGAACTCGATCGGGCCGGAACTGGGCTCGGTGCTGGGCGTGCTGCGCACCCGCGAAATGGAAGAAGCCTCGCGCTCGCTCGATGCCTCGCTGGCATTCGGCAGTTTCGGGCACACCGATTCCGTTCACGATTTCGGCTTTTCCAAAGACCCCAACGAGACCATCGACCAGTGGGGCCGCGA
Protein-coding regions in this window:
- a CDS encoding bifunctional sugar phosphate isomerase/epimerase/4-hydroxyphenylpyruvate dioxygenase family protein is translated as MKTSIATVSISGDLREKLAAIAGAGFDGIEIFENDFLAFDGGPREVGRMVRDHGLEISLFQPFRDFEGLPEPERSRAFDRAERKFDVMEELGTDLVLICSNVSPAALGGIDRAAADLRELGERAKRRGLRIGYEALAWGRHVNDHRDAWEIVRRADHANVGLIVDSFHTIVRKIDPQTIRSIPGDKIFFVQLADAPLIDMDLLYWSRHFRTMPGQGDLDVTGFAAAVAASGYDGMWSLEIFNDQFRGGTPGTIAADGHRSLIALMDAVRRAEPAVKTDLAPMPAPIAVEGVEFIEFAANETEAEDLKTMLASMGFAHAGRHIAKHVDLYRNGGVNIVINTEREGFAHSAYLMHGTCVCDIGLKVEDAQATVARARALGAEPFEQPVGPGELKIPAIRGVGGGLMHFVDDKTELAKVWETEFTPVTDQGTPDMGVTHVDHVGQTMNYEELLTWLLFYTTLFDTRKTPMLDVVDPAGLVRSQVIENEKGTIRFTLNGADQRSTLAGHFISESFGSSVQHIAFASSDIFRTAEALRATGFKFLGISANYFADLQARFGLADEFVARLKAGNILYDRDGDGEYFQLYSSLYGDGFFFEIVERRGGYNGYGAPNAQFRIAAQKRSLRDRKIPAR
- a CDS encoding TetR family transcriptional regulator, giving the protein MSTTEDTKRPGRRQQDPEGTRRNIIEVASNEFALNGLAGARIDEIAEKTRASKRMIYYYFGDKEGLYVSALENAYRVVREGEAELDIESLPPLEGLRRLVGFTFDHHSEHEDFIRMVMIENIHSGRYMERSPALRAVNEAAIARIGSIYTKGVADGVFRDGLDPLEIHWQISALCFFNVSNRATFSHLFGRDMGSAQNQATLRQNAIDMVFRYLAKPEYI